A stretch of DNA from Acidobacteriota bacterium:
ACGTCGAGCGCCAGCGGCTTTTCCACCAGGACGTGCTTGCCGGCCTCGAGCGCGGCCCGGGCGAGCCGTGCATGGGTCGGGGCCGGCGTGGCGAGGACGACCCCGTCGATCGAGGGGTCCTCGAACGCCTGCGCGGCGTCCGCGGCACAGCGCACGTGGGGGTGATCGCGGGCGATCCGGCGCCGCACCTCGGGCGAGCGGTCCGCGACGACCGCCAGCTCCGCCTCCTCCAGCGAGGCGAACGTCCGGACGTGGTTCCTCCCCCACGCCCCGGCGCCGATCACGCCGATCCGAACCACCGCTCCGTCCCCGCGCCGTCCGCGGGCCGCTGGCGGGAGGTCCTCCGGCGCCCCTTTCCGGAGGATCCTCCCGCTCCGCCGGCAGCGGTCACGCCTGGACCCGATTCCTCTCGAGCCAGGCCAAGAGTTCGGACTTCTTGTAGCGCAGCGACGAGGTGCGGCCGGAGCCCACCCGGTAAGCGGGGAGCTGCTTGCTCTTGGTCAGCTCCCACAGCTTGGTGCGCCCGATCTTGAGAAACTCCTGAGCCTCCCGGCTGGTGAGGATCTCTTCGTCGCGGTCGATCATCTCGGAGGCCATTGGGTTTGTCTCCTGTTGTGCCGGACCGGCCTCGAACCGGCCCGGGTTGCCTGGTTGTTGAACGTGCTATAACCCGCTTCCCCGCATCGAGCGCCGGAGAAACGAACCCTGTGCGTCGTGAGACAGCCGTCTGGCTGCTGCGATTGATCCGGGACGAACCGCCGCCAGTGGCCGCGGTGCCGCCCCGGTGCTGGGAATCGGTGGCGGATGCCGCGCGCGCCGCGGGTGTGGGCGCCCTGGTGGCCCACCGCGTCCTCGGCGGAGCAGCGCGGCTCCCGGAGCCGGCAGCGCGGCGGTTCCGCGAGTTTCTCGATCTTTCCCGCCGGCGCAGCGCCCTTTTCCTCGGCGAGGCCGACCGCGCCCTCCGCGCGCTCGACGCGGCAGGCGTGCCGGCCGTCGTGTTGAAAGGCGTGGGCCTCGCCGGCGCCGTTTACCGGCCGCCGGAACTTCGGGAATTCCGCGATATCGACATCCTGGTCGAGCCGGCGGCGCTCGAGGCGGCGCTCGGAGCCCTGGGGCGGGCCGGCTTCGGGCCCGCGGTGGCTCCCGAGGTGGTCGAGCTTCACCGGCGCTACCATTTCCACCTGCAGCTCGAGCGCGCCGGGGCTCCACCGTTGGAGCTCCACTGGTCCGCCGCGCGCCCCGACGACCCGTACCGCCTGGAGGCGGAACTGCTGTTGAGCCACCCCCGGAAGGACGGCCCCCTTCCCCGCCCGTCGGACGAAGCGCAGCTCCTCCACGTGGCGGTCTCGGAACTGCGGGTCGGATTCACCGACCTGCGCCGGCTCGTGGATCTCGACCGCGTCGTCCGCGCCAATCCGCGGCTCGACTGGCGCGCCGCCGCCGCGCTGGCCCGCGAGCGCGGCCTCGCGCCCGCCCTGCGGGCGGCGGTCGAGCTGGCCGCCGAACTGCTCGGCACCCCTACCGGCACGGCGTTCGCCGCCCTCCGCCCGCTCGGCGCACGCCGTCGCCGCCTCGACGAGCTGGGCTTCAGGGGATTTCCCCTCGGGCTCCCGCCGTCGGACCGGCCCACCGCCCGTCATCTCGTCCGCCTCCATCTCGATCCCCGCCCGGCCCGCGCGGCTCTGCGCCTCCTTCGGCTCCCCGCGTTCGAGCGGAAGCGATTGAAGCTCGCGCACGTCTCCCCGGCGGCCCGGCTGGCGGGCTTCCTCAAACGCGCCGGCTGGCTCGCGGCCATCGCGGTTTCGCTGCCGGTCCTGCGCTTCCGCCCGCATTCGTCTCCGCTCCCGCTCACGACGAGCGCTTCGCCACCCAGCTCTGAACGTCCGGGGGCAGGTACGGCTGGTACTCGGGGACGAGACGCTTGAGCGTCCGGCGGATGGCGAGGTCGTCCATCGCCACCGCTTCTTTGATGAGCTGTTCCACGTGCCGGTCGATTTCTTCCACCGGCACCGGCTCCCCCCGAACCCTGAAGATCTTCGGGTGGCTGGTCCGCTCCTTGACCTCCCCCGGACCGATCAGCTCCTCGTTCAGCTTTTCGCCCGGCCGCAGTCCGATGTAGGTCATCGGAATGTCCTTGTCCGGTTCCAGACCATGGAGTCGGATCACGCGGCGGGCCAGATCGTCGATCTTGATCGGATCCCCCATGTCCAGCACGTAGATGTCCCCACCCTCCGCCATCGCTCCGGCCTGGATCACGAGCGCGACCGCCTCGGGGATGGTCATGAAGTAGCGGCGCACCTCCTTGTGGGTCACGGTGACGGGGCCGCCGCGCTCGATCTGCTCCTGGAACAGCGGTATCACGGAGCCGCGGCTGCCGAGGACATTGCCGAACCGGACCGCGGTGACGCGCGTCTTGCGCCCGGCGGCGGCCAGGACGTAGAGCTCCGCGACGCGCTTGCAGCAGCCCATGATGCTGGTCGGGTTCACCGCCTTGTCCGTGGAAATGCAGACGAGGCGCTCGACACCGTGCTCGTCGCAGATCTCGATGACGTTCTTCGTGCCGAGGATGTTGTTGAGCACCGCCTCGTCCGGATTCAGCTCCATCAACGGCACGTGCTTGTCGGCGCCGGCGTGGAACACGATCTCCGGATGGAACCGCTCGAAGACGCCCTGAAGCTTCCGCTTGTTGATCACGTCCCCGATGATCTCGTAGAGCTTGGTCGCCCCCCGCTTGGGTGCGAGCTCGTGGTAGATCGCGAAAATGCTGTTCTCGCCGCGCCCGAGCAGGTACAGTTCCGAGGGCCCGTACCGGAGAACCTGGCGACAGAGCTCCGATCCGATCGAACCGCCGGCGCCCGTCACCAGCACCCGCCGCCCCTTGAGGTAGGCGGACACGCCGTCCGTGTCGAGCTCGATGCGGGGGCGTCCCAGCAGGTCCTCGATGCGCAGGTCGCGCACGTCCGCCAGCCGCGGCGTCCCGTGCACGAGACTGGCCAGATCCGGGAGGATCTTCAGCTTGACGCCGGTCCAGCGGCAGATGTCGACGATCGGCCGGATCTGCTCCGCAGTGGCCGAGGGAATGGCGATCAGGATCTCGTCGACGTCGTGCTGGGCAACGAGGCGTGGAATGTCTTCACGGTTGCCGCGGACCTTCACCCCGTGGATCCGGAGGCCTTTCTTCGCCGGGTCGTCGTCGACGAAGCCGACCGGCAGGTACCCGAGGCGCTCGTTGCGGGACATCTCCCGAACGAGACTCTCCCCGGCGTCGCCCGCGCCGACCACGAGGATCCGCCGCTCCGCGCCCCGCCGCCTGGGCGCGATGGCATCGACGAGGAACTCCGGGAGCGTGGCCAGCAGGGTCGCCTGCATCCGCTCGCGCGCGACCCGGGGGGCGAGTCGAGCCGCGCCGCAGAGCGTCAGCGTCAGCATCCCGTCCAGCACCAGCACGGAGGCCGGAACCCGCAGCTGGAGGAAGTAGAGCACGGTGGCGAGCATCAGCAGCGATGCGACCGACGAGCGGATGAGCCGCAGCAGGTCGTTCACCGAGCTGTAGCGCCACAGTGTCGCGTAGTTCCCGAAGGCCCAGAAGAGCAGCAGCTTGATCACCGCCGAGAGCGGCAGCACCCGCAGCAGGACGCGGGCCTGCTCGGGCGGGAGCGCCGGGCCGAACCGGAAGAGGTACGCGGCGACGAGCGACACCGCGATCAGCGCCAGGTCGAGGCCGACCTTCGCCAGGACCAGCCAGGAGTTCTGCAGGCGCCTGTTCATCGGCGCGGCCTCTCCGCCCGCACCCCGGCACCGCGCGGGCGGCCCGCGGCGGTCCAGCGCCCGTACGCCGCCACGACGGCCGTGGCCGTGCGCGCCGGCGCGTGCCTCACCTTGCGTCCTCCGGCCAGCAGGAGCCGCCGGTCCACCACCGGCACCAGCATGTCGAGGCCCGGATCGTTCGGGTCGACGCGCTCCGCGCCTTCCGCCCGGTAGCGCTCCAGCGTGTCCTCGGGAATCGGATCGGAAGCCACGAGCGCGGCATCGATCACCGGCGCGCCGACGTGGGAGGTGATCGCCTGCACGTGCTCCGAGGCGCCGAACCGGGTGGTCTCCCCCCGCTCCGTCATGGCGTTGACCACGAGCACCCGGCAGGCCCGCGTCCGCCTCAGCGCCTCCGCGATCTCCGGGATGAGCAGGTTCGGGAGGATGCTCGAGTAGAGGCTCCCCGGTCCGAGCACGACGATGTCGGCGTCCAGCACCGCGTCGGCGGCCCCCGGGGCGGCCGGCGGCGCCGGCGGATCGAGCCGGAGCGAGCGGATCGCGCCGTCGCCCCGCTTGATCGCCGTCTCTCCGGCGATTTCGCGGCCGTCCTCGAGGGTCGCCACCAGGCGGGTCGGCGCGAGCGTGGCCGGAAGCACGCGCCCCTGGATGTTCAGCACCTCCCCGGCCAGCCGCACCGCGGCGAGAAAGCCGTCGGGCTCCTCCTGGGCCAGTGCCGCCAGAATGAGGTTCCCGACCGAGTGGCCGTCGAGGCTTCCGTTCGAGCGGTAGCGGGCCTGGAACAGGCGCGACATCAGCGGCTCGTTGTGCGACAGGGCCACCATGCAGTTCCGGATGTCCCCCGGCGGAAGCATCCCGAGCTCGTCGCGCAACCGGCCCGAGCTGCCGCCGTCATCGGTCACGGTGACGATCGCGACCAGGCGAGAAGGATCGTCGGCGCCATCCGGGAACAAAAGCTGCTTGAAGCCCCGGAGGACCACCGGCAGACCGGTCCCACCCCCGATCGCGACCACCCGCAGTCGCGGGCCGCCGGCCGCGACGCGCCTCATCGCACCAGCCTCCCGCGGCGCGTCCCGCGCCGCCGCCGGGTCATCCGCTGCCACCTGTCGTCAACCCCGATCACGGTCGTAGTAGTAGCCGCCGTACTCGTCGTAGCGGTAGTAGTAGCGATCCAGAACGGTGTACCGGACGTCGTTGAGAACGACGCCGATCACCCGCCCCGTCGTCACCTGCGACAGCGCCTTCTTCACGATCTGACGCGAGGTAAGACCGGCGCGGATCACGAAGATCAACCCGTCGGCGTAGGAGTTCAGGATGTTGGCATCGACGAAGCGCATCAGGGGTGGAGCGTCGAGGATGATCGCGTCGAACCGATCCCGCAGCTGCCGCAGAAGGCGCCGGAACCTCTCGGACTTGAGCACCTCCGCCGGCTTCTCCGGCGGCCGGCCCGCCGGCAGCAACTTCAGCCGCGTTTGCGTGAGATCGACCACGGCCGCGTCGAGATCGGCGCGGTCCTCGAAGACATCCATCCAGCCGATGCGCGGCTTGCTGAGGAGGAAGTGGTGGACCCGCGGCCGGTGCAGGTCCACGTCCATCAGGACCACCTTGCGATCCCGGTCCTCGGCCATCACCAGAGCGAGATTCATCGACGTGAGCGTCTTGCCTTCCGCCTCGCGGCTCGAGGTCATGACGATCACTCGGTAGGGATGGTCGTCGCGGACTCCGAGGTGGTCGATGTGCGTCATCATGCGGCGGTAGCGCTCCGTCACCGGAGACCGCGGATCGATCAGCGGGAGCAGGCGCGGATTGGGCGCGAGATCGCGCGCCGACCGCCTTCCCCCGGGGCGACGGCTCGCCGGCGCACCGCCCGCCGGCGGCGGGCCCACGCGCGGAATGCGGGGCTTCTGGTTCATCCTGCCGCCCTCGTCACGGTCCGCCGCGTCCGCCGCCGCTCGGCCGCGCGCTCGAGGTCGGGAATGACGGCCAGGATCGGCAGGTCGATCGCCGCGGCGAGCTGTTCTTCGCTCTTGAACGACTGGTCGAAAACTTCCAGCAGGAGGACGAGCCCGATGCCCACGCCGCCGCCGACGGCGAGACCCATGAAGATGAACAGCTTGAGGTCGGGCCAGAAGGGTTCGCTCGGCGGCCGCGCCATGTTGAGGATCTCGAACCGTTCCCCCTGCTTGAACTCCTCCACCGCGGCGCCTTCCTCCGCGTCGAGCTCCTTCGCCCGGGCTTCCTGGTACTGTTCCTGCAGGGCCTCTTCGATGTGCAGGAGCTTGTCCAGCTGGATCTGAAAGTCCGGCGTCCGCTCGAGCCGCCGCTCGATCTCCTCGTTCTCCGCGACGAGCTGCTCGCGCTTCTTCTCCAGAACCGCGATCTCGCGCTGGAGCCGCGCCTTCTCGTTCGCGATCTGCTGGAGCTGGAGGCTCTCTCCCTCGGGCACCGCCGGCTCCTCTCCCGGCGCCAGCCCGAGCTCGCGCTCGAGCCGCGCGATCTCCCGCGTGAGCGCGGCCACGCTCGGATGAGCCTCCTTGTAGCCGGAGCCGAGCAGTTCCTCCCGGCGCCGCCGGGCCTCGCGCAGGCGGGCCACTCGCGGGTCCGCAACGGCGTCCGGCTTGGCCGGCGGCACCTCCAGCTGGAGTTCAAGGTCGCGGATCTTGTCCTTGAAATCGCGGATCTGGGCGTCGATCCGCTCGATCTCCACCCGGTTGTTCTGGAGTATGTCCTGGTTCGTCTTCTGGTAGCTCTCCAGCTCGAACTTGTGCTCTGAACGGAACTTGTGGATCCGGGCCCGGATGTCGTAGAGCTGGCGCTCGATCTGCTCGCGGTTTTCTCGCAGCTTCCCCAGCGTCTCCTCCGCCATCCGCTGGCGGATCTCCGCGTTGCGGCGGATGTAGATCGCGGCCAGTTCGTTGGCGATCGAGGCGGCGATCCGGGGATCCTCCCACGTCACGCTGAGGTCGAAGTAGTTGTTCTTCTTGTTCGGTACGAGCGAAATCCGCCGGTCGAGCCGCTTCGCCAGGTCCTCGAGGTTCTTCGGGCCGCCGGGGGTGCCGATCAGGTGGAGCTCGTCCTCCACCTCCTGGACATACTTCTCCGAGGTGATCTCGGCGGTGATCGTGGTGACCAGGTCGGTGGAGTCGATCTCGACGATCGGGCTGAGAAGATTGCGGGAGATCGTCTGCGGGCGGATCTGCACCCGCGTCCGCGCCCGGTAGAGCTTGTCCGACCAGAAGAACAGGGCGATCGAGCAGAGCACCCCGACCACCGCCGGCACGATGATCCACCAGCGGCGCCGGAGGAGGATGTCGAGGTACTCCTTCAGCAGCGGGTTCTGCTGGGCCGGCATCACGGTGCTCATCGTCCCGCTCCCGGCGCCCATCGGAGGCCGAAGCCCCAGATCCGGTAGTCCACTTCCAGCGGAGTCAGGCCGGCGGTCGTGGTCTGCCGCATCTGCTCCACGCTGAGCACCAGCGCCGTCGTTTCTCCGAGCGCGGCATGCCACTCCCCGCCGAGCGCCGTGGTCCGCGTCGGCGGCGAGAGCGACCGATCTGCGCCAAGCGGGCTCCGGTCGGTCCAGCGCCCGGCGAAGCTGATCTTCGACCACTTCCCCGTCGGCCAGAGCAGGCCGGCGTGCACGGCGGTCGTCTCGGACGGGCCGCCGGTGCCGCCGCTGGCACCCACGTCGCGCGTGACGCCGCCGGAGAACTCCCCCTGCCGGGGCAGGCGGGCCCTGATCAGGGCCGTGCCGACGAAGCCGAGATCACCGTCCAGCCCGGGGGGATCGTCCGGTGCGGCCCGGCGCACCTCCGTCCGGCTGATCCCTACCGCGACGGTGAAGCCCACCGCCTCGGGCCGGCCGCCGCTCCAACCCGCCAGGAGGCGGTGGACATCCACCTCGCCCCGCAGGCCCTCGTCGATGCGGCTGCCCCGGTAGCCGAGGCTCAGCCGCTGGGTTCGCGTCACGTCCCGCCCGAGCGTGCCCTCGACGGTGACCGTGCTCGAATCGGCGAGGGGCACCGCCGCCGATCCGGGGACCGAGGCCTCGGGCCGGTCGAAGCTGGTCGCGTGGTAGGCGACCGAGGCCGAGAACTCGCTCCGCGGGCCGGTCCTCGCCGACATCGCCAGCCGGCTCGTGAGGGTGTCGGTCTTCGTGCGGGGCAGCGCCACCAGGTCCGCCTCCGGGGCGTCGAGCGCGAGCCGGGCGCGGTCGGCGCGCGACCAGCTCGTCCGCAGCTCCCAGCGGGACCGTTCGGAGCGCCGGCGGGTCCAGGAGAAGGCGGCGTAGTGCGCCGTGTTGTCGAGCGCCCCCGAGGGAACCGAGTCGAGCCCCCGGTAGGTCTCGCGCACCGGCCTGTAACTGAGGATCCAATCGTCCCGCCGCCCCCGGTACCCGAGCGGGAGGAGGAGGTCCGCGGTGACCACGGTGGCGGCTTCGCGCGCATCGGCGGTCGCCACGAGCCCCGCGTTGTCGGTGCGCTGGGCCGAGAGGGTGACGACGGGCGAGAAGCTCCAGGGACCGGCGGCCGCGCCGGGGGCGAAGCCGACTCCCGCCGCCAGCAGGACCGCCGCCGCCCGAGGGGCGGGCCACCGGCGGGCCGGAACGCGATTCCCGACAGGCATCCTCGCTGCTCTCCTCCGGCTCCGGCTGTGGCGCATCGCCGTCGCAGATCGCCACGCCGCGCGAACCTCCGGACGGCGCCGGACCGGCGCCTCCCAGAGATGGCTACGGCGTTCCCCGTCCCAAGTCAAGCTCCGAATTATCCCGGAGATGTTGGCACTTGTTTTCATGTGTTCGGAGGATGACCACCCTTCAGCCCCCGAAAGTGTTCCTTTTTTGGACCTCCCCCACCGTTGCCGGGCGATTCCCCCTCCCCCCCGGAGAATACTGGCAAAGACCGTGCCGGGCACGGTCTCCCGCGGAAACTTCCGCACAGCGCCGGGTTCCGAAGAGCCCCCCCGCCATGGACCGGTCGGGGACGGCCCGCGTTACCCGGTGTCCGAATCCCGACACCGCCCCCCCGGAGGTGCTCGATCCCGCGACACTCGGCCGATCGCGTCACGGCCCGTTCGAAACACGCCGCGGGAGCGGCCGGGCGGGCCGATTCGCGCTTGACGGCGCGTTCGCTCCGGCGTACCTCCAACCGCGGAGCCGGTTTGGGGACCTCGATCGGTTCCCGGGCCGAGGGCAGGTCCGGAAGACTCCGGCCGACCCCGGGTCTCCCCGAGCGGGTGCGGCGCGCATATACTGGTGACCGTTCCCGCGAGGGGAGTTCAGGAGGCCGGGTGAAGGGCTGCCCCCAGACCCGCGTCGACGTTCGGACGGTGGAGATCGGTTCCGAGTTGTTCGTCTACGACGACCGGAAGCGGCTCCAGCACCACCTGAACTCGACGGCCCGGCGCATCTGGGAGTTGTGCGACGGAACTCACTCGGTCGACGAGATCGTGGCCGAGATCCGCCGCCTCTTCCCGGGTGAGCCGGAGGAGCGGGTGCGAGCCGACGTCGAGCGGACGCTCGAGCTGATGCGGGAACGGGAGCTGCTCGTCTGGGTCACCGCCGAGGTCCCGCGGGAGGATCGCTGAGCGTCGAGGGGGCGCCCGCGGGGCGCTATGGCCGCCGGGACGG
This window harbors:
- a CDS encoding DNA-binding protein, translated to MASEMIDRDEEILTSREAQEFLKIGRTKLWELTKSKQLPAYRVGSGRTSSLRYKKSELLAWLERNRVQA
- a CDS encoding polysaccharide biosynthesis protein; this encodes MNRRLQNSWLVLAKVGLDLALIAVSLVAAYLFRFGPALPPEQARVLLRVLPLSAVIKLLLFWAFGNYATLWRYSSVNDLLRLIRSSVASLLMLATVLYFLQLRVPASVLVLDGMLTLTLCGAARLAPRVARERMQATLLATLPEFLVDAIAPRRRGAERRILVVGAGDAGESLVREMSRNERLGYLPVGFVDDDPAKKGLRIHGVKVRGNREDIPRLVAQHDVDEILIAIPSATAEQIRPIVDICRWTGVKLKILPDLASLVHGTPRLADVRDLRIEDLLGRPRIELDTDGVSAYLKGRRVLVTGAGGSIGSELCRQVLRYGPSELYLLGRGENSIFAIYHELAPKRGATKLYEIIGDVINKRKLQGVFERFHPEIVFHAGADKHVPLMELNPDEAVLNNILGTKNVIEICDEHGVERLVCISTDKAVNPTSIMGCCKRVAELYVLAAAGRKTRVTAVRFGNVLGSRGSVIPLFQEQIERGGPVTVTHKEVRRYFMTIPEAVALVIQAGAMAEGGDIYVLDMGDPIKIDDLARRVIRLHGLEPDKDIPMTYIGLRPGEKLNEELIGPGEVKERTSHPKIFRVRGEPVPVEEIDRHVEQLIKEAVAMDDLAIRRTLKRLVPEYQPYLPPDVQSWVAKRSS
- the yvcK gene encoding uridine diphosphate-N-acetylglucosamine-binding protein YvcK — its product is MRRVAAGGPRLRVVAIGGGTGLPVVLRGFKQLLFPDGADDPSRLVAIVTVTDDGGSSGRLRDELGMLPPGDIRNCMVALSHNEPLMSRLFQARYRSNGSLDGHSVGNLILAALAQEEPDGFLAAVRLAGEVLNIQGRVLPATLAPTRLVATLEDGREIAGETAIKRGDGAIRSLRLDPPAPPAAPGAADAVLDADIVVLGPGSLYSSILPNLLIPEIAEALRRTRACRVLVVNAMTERGETTRFGASEHVQAITSHVGAPVIDAALVASDPIPEDTLERYRAEGAERVDPNDPGLDMLVPVVDRRLLLAGGRKVRHAPARTATAVVAAYGRWTAAGRPRGAGVRAERPRR
- a CDS encoding polysaccharide biosynthesis tyrosine autokinase, with amino-acid sequence MNQKPRIPRVGPPPAGGAPASRRPGGRRSARDLAPNPRLLPLIDPRSPVTERYRRMMTHIDHLGVRDDHPYRVIVMTSSREAEGKTLTSMNLALVMAEDRDRKVVLMDVDLHRPRVHHFLLSKPRIGWMDVFEDRADLDAAVVDLTQTRLKLLPAGRPPEKPAEVLKSERFRRLLRQLRDRFDAIILDAPPLMRFVDANILNSYADGLIFVIRAGLTSRQIVKKALSQVTTGRVIGVVLNDVRYTVLDRYYYRYDEYGGYYYDRDRG
- a CDS encoding PqqD family protein; amino-acid sequence: MPGDSPSPPENTGKDRAGHGLPRKLPHSAGFRRAPPPWTGRGRPALPGVRIPTPPPRRCSIPRHSADRVTARSKHAAGAAGRADSRLTARSLRRTSNRGAGLGTSIGSRAEGRSGRLRPTPGLPERVRRAYTGDRSREGSSGGRVKGCPQTRVDVRTVEIGSELFVYDDRKRLQHHLNSTARRIWELCDGTHSVDEIVAEIRRLFPGEPEERVRADVERTLELMRERELLVWVTAEVPREDR